In the genome of Bacteroidales bacterium, one region contains:
- a CDS encoding restriction endonuclease codes for LNALNPSFVLDLTATPKDNSNIISLVPAIELKKEHMVKLPVIVYNHHDKTEVINSSLHLQHKLELLAIEQTKNGGKYIRPIVLFQAQPRTGEDNTTFEKLKEQLLKVGIPEAQIKIKTAEKDELKGIDLSSEDCPVRYIITINALKEGWDCPFAYILASLADKSSAVDVEQILGRVLRQPYVMKHSAPLLNVSYVLTASAKFNDTLQNIVKGLQTSGFSEKDYREKDMMLEEEKKQVIEKPLETFLFPEQQEISLNEADEIIPERISFNPNVKTTEVSNIAVVAEIENMAETQNREMEEVIEKQSQQPLDENIFQEMGEKVKRYRIVDVNKELASKIKLPQFFLEVKQSDIFDTDKIFLNQESLLKNFKLSNEDSKIDFDQITSDLYKVDIEQIKNDEYAPRFTKIEDQVVKDPVIDYILAKPKEGQIKDISHQLVQLVGDMYPIPDQEIRAYVERILSQLNAEQLQDILVRKWSYSDKIKAKIRLHADIYAEGQFNDLIKIRKVVVEPTWNFPEMIVPGPLGSSIGHSLYEREGIMNNFETTVITDISSLPNIAFWHRNLGRGKGFSINGFKSNHYPDFIVVSKSGKIIIIETKGDDRDNSDSMAKCRLGNKWAELAGKDFSYFMLFDKKAIDGAYNVDKAKELIKQL; via the coding sequence TGTTAAATGCCCTTAATCCTTCATTTGTATTAGACCTTACAGCAACTCCAAAAGACAATAGCAATATCATTAGTCTTGTTCCTGCAATAGAATTAAAGAAGGAACACATGGTTAAACTCCCTGTAATAGTTTATAACCATCACGACAAAACAGAAGTAATTAATAGTTCACTGCATTTGCAACATAAACTCGAATTGCTTGCAATTGAACAAACAAAAAATGGAGGTAAATATATTCGTCCTATTGTTTTGTTTCAGGCACAGCCACGCACAGGAGAGGATAACACAACTTTTGAAAAATTGAAAGAACAATTGCTAAAAGTTGGTATTCCTGAAGCACAGATAAAAATAAAAACAGCCGAAAAGGACGAACTCAAGGGGATTGATTTAAGTTCAGAAGATTGCCCTGTTCGTTACATCATTACAATTAATGCACTGAAAGAAGGCTGGGACTGCCCATTTGCATATATTCTCGCTTCATTAGCAGATAAATCATCAGCAGTTGATGTTGAACAAATTTTAGGTCGTGTACTTCGTCAGCCCTATGTAATGAAGCATTCCGCTCCATTACTCAATGTTTCTTATGTTCTTACAGCTTCTGCAAAATTCAATGACACTTTGCAAAACATTGTAAAAGGCTTGCAGACATCGGGTTTTAGCGAAAAAGATTATAGAGAAAAAGACATGATGCTCGAAGAAGAAAAGAAACAAGTTATTGAAAAACCATTGGAAACATTCTTATTCCCCGAACAACAGGAAATAAGTTTAAATGAAGCTGATGAAATTATACCGGAAAGAATATCTTTCAATCCTAATGTAAAAACCACTGAAGTGTCGAACATCGCTGTAGTTGCAGAAATTGAAAACATGGCTGAAACTCAGAACAGGGAAATGGAAGAAGTAATTGAAAAACAAAGTCAGCAACCGCTTGACGAAAATATATTTCAGGAAATGGGCGAAAAAGTAAAGCGTTACAGAATTGTAGATGTCAATAAAGAACTGGCATCAAAAATAAAACTGCCTCAATTCTTTTTAGAAGTGAAGCAAAGCGATATTTTCGATACAGATAAAATATTCCTTAATCAGGAATCTTTATTAAAAAATTTTAAGCTAAGTAATGAAGATTCAAAAATTGATTTCGACCAGATAACTTCTGATTTGTATAAAGTAGATATTGAACAAATCAAGAATGATGAATATGCTCCACGCTTTACAAAAATTGAAGACCAAGTAGTGAAAGACCCTGTTATTGATTACATACTTGCAAAACCAAAAGAAGGACAAATCAAAGATATTTCACACCAGCTTGTTCAGCTTGTAGGTGACATGTACCCTATTCCCGATCAGGAAATACGGGCTTATGTTGAACGTATCTTAAGCCAGTTGAATGCAGAACAATTGCAGGATATACTTGTAAGAAAATGGAGTTATTCAGATAAAATAAAAGCAAAGATTCGTCTACATGCAGATATTTATGCAGAAGGTCAGTTCAATGATTTAATAAAAATTCGCAAAGTTGTTGTTGAACCTACTTGGAATTTTCCTGAAATGATTGTTCCGGGACCGCTTGGTTCTTCAATAGGTCATTCACTTTACGAACGTGAAGGAATAATGAACAACTTTGAAACTACCGTAATTACTGACATCTCCAGTCTTCCTAACATTGCTTTTTGGCATCGTAATTTAGGCAGAGGAAAAGGATTTTCAATTAACGGTTTTAAATCCAATCATTACCCCGATTTTATTGTAGTCTCAAAATCTGGCAAAATCATTATCATAGAAACAAAAGGTGACGACCGTGATAATTCAGATAGTATGGCAAAATGCCGTCTCGGTAACAAATGGGCTGAATTAGCCGGAAAAGATTTTTCATACTTCATGCTCTTCGATAAAAAAGCTATTGACGGAGCTTATAATGTGGATAAGGCAAAAGAATTAATTAAACAATTATAA
- a CDS encoding STAS-like domain-containing protein → MQSSNMKTEKIIIKDITSGTTSNIDGLNLKIAIISSLDRTDNIILSFEGISALSSSFLNSSIGEIVDQYGFDILKDRIIITNYTSSIANNIKWYINNLRHTEYH, encoded by the coding sequence TTGCAGTCATCAAATATGAAAACAGAAAAAATAATAATTAAGGATATCACTTCAGGTACAACATCAAATATTGATGGATTAAACCTGAAAATAGCTATTATCTCTTCTTTAGATCGTACTGATAATATAATCTTATCATTTGAAGGTATTTCGGCATTGTCAAGTTCATTTCTAAATTCTTCTATTGGGGAAATAGTAGATCAGTATGGGTTTGATATACTAAAAGATAGAATAATAATTACTAATTATACATCCAGTATTGCTAATAATATTAAATGGTATATTAACAATTTAAGACATACTGAATATCATTAA